The following are encoded together in the Synchiropus splendidus isolate RoL2022-P1 chromosome 7, RoL_Sspl_1.0, whole genome shotgun sequence genome:
- the sdf2l1 gene encoding stromal cell-derived factor 2-like protein 1, with the protein MKMEMETVVTLLKSLLLVLACTACGAREAESNDVTCGSLVKLLNTKHNVRLHSHDVKYGSGSGQQSVTGVDSADDANSYWQIRGKADRPCQRGTAIKCGQSIRITHMKTGRNLHTHHFSSPLSNNQEVSAFGENGEGDDLDTWTVQCDGIHWERDEAVRFKHPGTNVYLSVTGEQYGHPIRGQREVHAMNTANQHNWWRTMEGVFIQPSQEPQRHDEL; encoded by the exons atgaagatggagatggagacggTTGTGACTCTGCTCAAGTCTCTGCTCCTGGTTCTGGCCTGCACCGCGTGTGGAGCGAGGGAGGCGGAAAGCAACGACGTCACCTGCGGGTCTCTGGTCAAGCTTCTCAACACCAAGCACAACGTGCGACTTCACTCTCACGATGTCAAATACGGATCAG GCAGTGGTCAGCAGTCTGTGACGGGAGTGGACAGTGCTGATGACGCCAACAGCTACTGGCAGATCCGAGGCAAGGCCGACCGGCCGTGTCAGCGAGGGACCGCCATCAAATGTGGACAGTCCATCCGCATCACTCACATGAAGACTGGACGGAACCTGCACACACATCACTTCAGCTCACCTCTGTCGAACAACCAG GAAGTAAGCGCCTTCGGAGAGAACGGCGAGGGAGACGACCTTGACACGTGGACGGTGCAGTGCGACGGCATCCACTGGGAGCGGGACGAGGCCGTGCGGTTTAAGCACCCCGGTACTAACGTGTACTTGAGCGTTACGGGCGAGCAGTACGGCCACCCCATCAGAGGCCAACGGGAGGTCCACGCCATGAACACGGCCAATCAGCACAACTGGTGGCGCACCATGGAGGGAGTGTTTATACAGCCCAGCCAGGAGCCACAGCGCCACGATGAACTTTGA